In a single window of the Canis lupus familiaris isolate Mischka breed German Shepherd chromosome 2, alternate assembly UU_Cfam_GSD_1.0, whole genome shotgun sequence genome:
- the LOC119870026 gene encoding zinc finger protein castor homolog 1-like isoform X4, with protein MTSHARKHMRRMLGKNFDRVPASQGPPSLMDTETDEYMDYTGCSPGAVSSESSTMDRSCSSTPVGNESTAAGCPAPPPPPLPPPAAAGDEAARVAPQPALTPSFSAAVLRAPLPSLPCLFSPPCLSYSLLSATIGATRGLGHPVSSPPRFPPATATPTPVKSDVPVVQDAAGNTISMPAASGAKKRFWIIEDMSPFGKRRKTAASRKMLDEGMMLEGFRRFDLYEDCKDAACQFSLKVTHYHCTRENCGYKFCGRTHMYKHAQHHDRVDNLVLDDFKRFKASLRCHFADCPFSGASTHFHCLRCRFRCTDSTKVTAHRKHHGKQDVISAAGFRQFSSSADCAVADCKYKLRCSHFHCTYPGCRHTVVGMSQMDSHKRKHDKQERGEPPAASPGPAGAPDAALPLGPEPALLFLPPAAAAAEDDEEELELPEEDADDDEDDDEDDDDEDDDDDEDDDDDEDLRTDSEESLPEAAGGGGAGGAEPGAGGARRGLALALAGRRGGGAGTGGDRRGRPGPLRLPLPAQSLPNSVGAALLLSARPDSALHRPWGPARAGRCDPDPIRMLARLLPGAPGGIAGPRRERRRGVRLEEVGPEGDQARDRQDARQMPQQLMAGARPCPG; from the exons ATGACCTCCCATGCCCGGAAGCACATGCGGAGGATGCTGGGGAAGAACTTCGACCGCGTGCCCGCCTCCCAG GGCCCCCCGAGCCTGATGGACACGGAGACCGATGAGTACATGGACTACACGGGCTGCAGCCCGGGCGCCGTGTCCTCCGAGTCATCCACCATGGACCGAAGCTGCTCCAGCACCCCCGTGGGCAACGAGAGCACCGCGGCAG GCTgcccggctcctcctcctcctcctcttcctcctcctgctgccgcTGGCGACGAGGCTGCCCGCGTGGCTCCGCAGCCCGCACTGACCCCGTCCTTCTCAGCGGCCGTGCTGCgggcgcccctcccctccctcccatgcCTCTTTTCTCCGCCCTGTCTCTCATACTCTCTGCTCAGTGCCACTATCGGAGCCACCCGGGGCCTGGGCCACCCTGTCAGCAGCCCACCCCGCTTCCCGCCCGCCACTGCCACTCCAACTCCAGTAAAAAGTGACGTCCCCGTAGTTCAGGATGCCGCAG ggAACACCATCTCCATGCCCGCGGCGTCCGGGGCCAAGAAGCGCTTCTGGATCATCGAGGACATGTCGCCCTTCGGCAAGCGGCGCAAGACGGCGGCGTCGCGCAAGATGCTGGAcgagggcatgatgctggagggCTTCCGGCGCTTCGACCTGTACGAGGACTGCAAGGACGCCGCGTGCCAGTTCTCGCTCAAGGTCACGCACTACCACTGCACGCGCGAGAACTGCGGCTACAAGTTCTGCGGCCGCACGCACATGTACAAGCACGCGCAGCACCACGACCGCGTGGACAACCTGGTGCTGGACGACTTCAAGCGCTTCAAGGCGTCGCTGCGCTGCCACTTCGCCGACTGCCCGTTCTCGGGCGCGAGCACGCACTTCCACTGCCTGCGCTGCCGCTTCCGCTGCACGGACAGCACCAAGGTCACGGCGCACCGCAAGCACCACGGCAAGCAGGACGTGATCAGCGCGGCGGGCTTCCGCCAGTTCAGCTCGAGCGCCGACTGCGCCGTGGCCGACTGCAAGTACAAGCTCCGCTGCTCGCACTTCCACTGCACCTACCCCGGCTGCCGCCACACGGTGGTCGGGATGTCGCAGATGGACTCGCACAAGCGCAAGCACGACAAGCAGGAGCGCGGGGAGCCGCCCGCCGCCTCGCCCGGCCCCGCCGGCGCCCCGGACGCCGCCCTGCCGCTGGGCCCCGAGCCCGCGCTGCTCTTcctgccgcccgccgccgccgccgcc GAGGACGACgaggaggagctggagctgcCCGAGGAGGACGCGGACGACGACGAGGACGACGACGAGGACGACGACGACgaggacgacgacgacgacgaggacgacgacgacgacgaggaCCTGCGCACCGACTCGGAGGAGTCGCTGCCcgaggcggcggggggcggcggggccgggggcgcggagCCCGGAGCTGGCGGCGCCCGCCGCGGCCTCGCCCTAGCCCTAGCCGGCcgtcggggcgggggcgcggggaccgGCGGGGACcggcgggggcgcccggggccgcTGCGACTCCCGCT CCCCGCGCAGAGCCTCCCGAACTCTGTGGGCGCCGCGCTGCTGCTGAGCGCTCGCCCAGACTCTGCTCTCCACCGCCCCTGG gGACCTGCCCGGGCGGGACGGTGCGACCCGGATCCCATCCGGATGCTGGCCCGGCTCCTGCCTGGAGCTCCCGGCGGCATCGCTGGGCCTCGGAGGGAGCGGAGGCGCGGGGTCCGCCTTGAGGAAGTCGGG cctgAGGGCGACCAGGCCCGTGACCGTCAGGATGCCCGTCAGATGCCGCAGCAGCTCATGGCCGGGGCCAGGCCCTGCCCGGGATGA
- the CASZ1 gene encoding zinc finger protein castor homolog 1 yields the protein MKVDYLSEFGFRLSDYEFGTKERSMDLGTAEGTRCTDPPAGKPAMAAKRKGGLKLNAICAKLSRQVVVEKAADAGPQAEGSPLRLRDREAGVARGARSEEDKRRAVIEKWVNGEYSEEPVPAPGLGRIVREGLELPPEGVYMVQPQGCSDEEDHGEEPPKDGSAVAEEKESDGAASKDDSGPATKQASGEASSLRDYAASTMTEFLGMFGYDDQNTRDELARKISFEKLHAGSTPEVATSSVLPASEDALSKRARFSKYEEYIRKLKAGEQLSWPAHSSKAEERAGKEVVGPLPGLRLPSSTAHLETKATILPLPSHSSVPMQGLVARASKYDFFIQKLKTGENLRPQNGSTYKKPSKYDLENVKYLHLFKPGEGSPDMGGAIAFKTGKVGRPSKYDVRAIQKPGPAKAPPTPSLAPASLPSMPSAPSAPGPGPEPPASLPFNTPEYLKSTFSKTDSITTGTVSTVKNGLPTDKPAVTEDVNIYQKYIARFSGSQHCGHIHCAYQYREHYHCLDPECNYQRFTSKQDVIRHYNMHKKRDNSLQHGFMRFSPLDDCSVYYHGCHLNGKSTHYHCMQVGCNKVYTSTSDVMTHENFHKKNTQLINDGFQRFRATEDCGTADCQFYGQKTTHFHCRRPGCTFTFKNKCDIEKHKSYHIKDDAYAKDGFKKFYKYEECRYEGCVYSKATNHFHCIRAGCGFTFTSTSQMTSHKRKHERRHVRSSGVLGLPSSLLSSKDTEHEESSNDDLVDFSALSSKNSSLSASPTSQQSSASLAAAAAATATATEAVPSTAKPPNSKIPGLLSQGLPASIPLALALSNAGLPTAAPYFPILPGRSSTSLPVGTPGLLGAMSSGAAASAAADTPTLAASGAGDSAPAAATSVPVPPGSIMERISASKGLISPMMARLAAAALKPSATFDPGNGQQATPARFPPAPVKQEPGENAGAPVPHEVSQDRSLDLTVKEPSNESNGHAVPANSSLLSSLMNKMSQGNPNLGSLLNIKTEVEASAAVESSPFLGKAVKALVQEKLSEPWKVYLRRFGTKDFCDAQCDFLHKVHFHCVVEECGALFSTLDGAIKHANFHLRTEGGAVKGTAEAAFPATAAETKPALAPSSPSAPPVTTATVPALEGPTPSPAAVPSTPTLLAWKQLASTIPQMPQIPAPVPHLPTSPLATTSLENAKPQVKPGFLQFQEK from the exons CTGAAGGCACCCGGTGCACCGACCCGCCCGCAGGCAAGCCCGCGATGGCGGCCAAGCGCAAAGGCGGCCTGAAGCTGAACGCCATCTGCGCCAAGCTGAGCCGCCAGGTGGTGGTGGAGAAGGCGGCGGACGCGGGCCCCCAGGCCGAGGGCAGCCCGCTGCGGCTGCGGGACCGGGAGGCCGGCGTGGCCCGGGGTGCCCGCAGTGAGGAGGACAAGAGGCGCGCGGTGATCGAGAAGTGGGTCAACGGCGAGTACAGCGAGGAGCCCGTGCCCGCACCTGGCCTGGGGCGGATCGTCCGTGAGGGCCTGGAGCTGCCCCCCGAGGGCGTCTACATGGTGCAGCCCCAGGGCTGCAGCGACGAGGAGGACCACGGCGAGGAGCCCCCCAAGGATGGCAGCGCCGTGGCGGAGGAGAAGGAGTCCGATGGCGCGGCCTCCAAGGACGACAGCGGCCCCGCCACCAAGCAGGCCTCAG GAGAGGCCTCCTCGCTCCGAGACTACGCCGCCTCCACCATGACCGAGTTCCTTGGCATGTTCGGCTACGACGACCAGAACACGAGGGACGAGCTGGCCAGGAAGATCAGCTTCGAGAAGCTGCACGCGGGCTCCACCCCCGAGGTGGCCACCTCCTCCGTGCTTCCCGCCTCCGAGGACGCCCTCAGCAAGCGGGCACGCTTCTCCAAATACGAGGAGTACATCCGCAAGCTCAAGGCCGGCGAGCAGCTCTCTTGGCCGGCCCACAGCAGCAAGGCCGAGGAGCGGGCGGGCAAGGAGGTGGTGGGGCCCCTGCCCGGCCTGCGGCTGCCCAGCAGCACAGCTCACCTGGAGACCAAGGCCAccatcctgcccctgccctcccacagCAGTGTCCCCATGCAGGGCCTGGTGGCCCGCGCCTCCAAGTACGACTTCTTCATCCAGAAACTGAAGACAGGCGAGAACCTGCGGCCCCAGAACGGGAGCACCTACAAGAAGCCATCCAAGTACGACCTGGAGAATGTCAAATACCTACACCTCTTCAAGCCCGGGGAGGGCAGCCCCGACATGGGCGGGGCCATCGCCTTCAAGACCGGCAAGGTGGGGCGCCCCTCCAAGTACGATGTCAGAGCCATCCAGAAACCAGGTCCCGCCAAGGCTccgcccacccccagcctggctcCTGCGTCCCTCCCCAGCATGCCCAGCGCTCCCAGCGCCCCCGGGCCGGGACCTGAgccacctgcctccctgcctttCAACACTCCCGAGTACCTGAAGTCGACCTTCTCCAAAACAGACTCCATCACCACGGGGACTGTCTCCACCGTCAA GAATGGATTGCCCACAGATAAACCAGCTGTCACCGAAGATGTAAACATTTACCAGAAATATATCGCCAG GTTCTCGGGCAGTCAGCACTGCGGCCACATCCACTGCGCCTACCAGTACCGAGAACACTACCATTGCCTGGACCCTGAGTGTAACTACCAG AGGTTCACGAGCAAGCAGGATGTGATCCGACACTACAACATGCACAAGAAACGCGACAACTCCCTCCAGCATGGCTTCATGCGCTTCAGCCCGCTGGACGACTGCAGCGTCTACTACCACGGCTGCCACCTCAACGGGAAGAGCACCCACTACCACTGcatgcag GTGGGCTGTAACAAGGTGTACACGAGCACGTCAGACGTGATGACCCACGAGAACTTCCACAAGAAGAACACCCAGCTCATCAACGATGGCTTCCAGCGCTTCCGAGCCACCGAGGACTGTGGCACGGCTGACTGCCAGTTCTACGGGCAGAAGACCACTCATTTCCACTGCAG GCGCCCCGGCTGCACGTTCACCTTCAAGAACAAGTGTGACATCGAGAAGCACAAGAGCTACCACATCAAGGATGACGCGTACGCCAAGGATGGCTTCAAGAAATTCTACAAGTACGAGGAGTGCAGGTACGAGGGCTGCGTGTACAGCAAGGCCACCAACCATTTCCACTGCATCCGCGCCGGCTGCGGCTTCACCTTCACCTCCACCAGCCAGATGACCTCCCACAAGCGCAAGCACGAGCGCAGGCACGTCCGCTCCTCGGGCGTGCTGGGGCTGCCATCCTCGCTGCTGAGCTCCAAGGACACGGAGCACGAGGAGTCGAGCAACGACGACCTGGTCGACTTCTCGGCCTTGAGCAGCAAGAACTCCAGCCTGAGCGCCTCCCCGACCAGCCAGCAGTCCTCCGCCTccctggccgccgccgccgccgccactgcCACCGCCACCGAGGCCGTGCCCAGCACCGCCAAGCCTCCCAACAGCAAGATCCCCGGGCTGCTGTCCCAGGGCCTGCCTGCATCCATCCCGCTGGCGCTGGCTCTCTCCAACGCGGGCCTGCCCACCGCCGCCCCCTACTTCCCCATCCTGCCGGGTCGGAGCAGCACCTCCCTGCCTGTGGGCACCCCCGGCCTCCTGGGCGCCATGTCGTCGGGGGCGGCTGCCTCCGCGGCCGCTGACACCCCCACTCTGGCCGCCTCGGGAGCCGGCGACTCAGCCCCGGCGGCTGCCACCTCCGTCCCCGTGCCACCCGGCTCCATCATGGAGAGGATCTCCGCGAGCAAGGGCCTCATCTCGCCCATGATGGCCAGGCTGGCCGCGGCCGCCCTCAAGCCCTCTGCCACCTTTGACCCAG GAAACGGGCAGCAGGCCACCCCTGCCAGGTTCCCCCCGGCCCCGGTGAAGCAGGAGCCCGGTGAGAACGCTGGTGCCCCGGTTCCCCACGAGGTCTCCCAGGACCGCAGTTTAGACCTGACGGTGAAGGAGCCCAG TAATGAATCAAATGGCCACGCAGTCCCTGCAAATTCATCTCTTTTATCCTCGCTTATGAATAAG ATGTCTCAGGGCAACCCCAACCTTGGCAGCCTGCTGAACATCAAGACGGAGGTGGAGGCCAGCGCTGCCGTGGAGTCCTCGCCCTTCCTGGGCAAGGCTGTGAAGGCGCTGGTTCAGGAGAAGCTGTCTGAGCCCTGGAAGGTGTACCTCCGAAG GTTTGGCACCAAGGACTTCTGTGATGCCCAGTGTGACTTCCTCCACAAGGTCCACTTCCACTGCGTGGTGGAGGAGTGCGGCGCACTTTTCAGCACCCTGGACGGAGCCATCAAGCATGCCAA CTTCCACTTGCGGACAGAGGGAGGAGCCGTGAAGGGAACCGCAGAGGCCGCCTTCCCTGCCACCGCGGCCGAGACCAAACCTGCCTTGGCCCCCTCGTCCCCGTCGGCACCTCCCGTCACCACAGCCACGGTTCCTGCTCTGGAGGGTCCCACTCCCAGCCCGGCCGCcgtgccctccacccccacgcTGCTCGcctggaagcagctggcttccaCCATACCCCAGATGCCTCAGATTCCAGCGCCAGTGCCTCACCTGCCCACTTCGCCCTTGGCAACGACTTCTCTAGAAAACGCCAAGCCCCAGGTCAAACCCGGATTCCTCCAGTTCCAGGAGAAGTGA